The window CCGCGACCTCGATGCCCACGGGGCCATGGCGGCGCTCCTGCGCGACGCGCTGGCACCCAACCTCGTCCAGACGCTCGAGCACACCCCGGCCTTCGTCCACGGCGGGCCGTTCGCGAACATCGCGCACGGGTGCAACTCGTACCTCGCCACCGAGACGGCGCTGCACCTCGCGGATTACGTCGTCACCGAGGCGGGCTTCGGCTCCGACCTCGGTGCCGAGAAGTTCGTCGACATCCTCTGCCGTTCCACCGGGCTGCAGCCTTCGGCCGCTGTCATCGTCGCCACCGTGCGCGCGATGAAGTATCACGGCGGCGTCGAGGTCGCAGACCTCCCGAGGGAGGATGTCGCGGCGCTCCGCCGCGGCGCGGTCAACCTGCGACGCCACATCGAGATCGTGCACGGCGTGCTCGGTCTCCCGGTCGTCGTGGCGATCAACCACCGTGCCGAGGACACGGACGCAGAGGTCGCCGCGCTCCAAGAGGAGGCGGCGGCCGCCGGGGTCACCGCGATCGTCGCCCGGCACTTCGCCGAGGGCGGTCGAGGCGCCGAGGAGCTCGCCCACGAGGTCGTGCGCCTGTGCGACGAGCCGGCGGAGGCGGCGCTGACGTATCCCGACGACGCGACGCTGTGGGAGAAGATGCGCGCCATCGCCACACGCATCTACGGAGCATCCGATGTCACTGCCTCCAGCGCCGTGCGGGCGCAGATCCGTCGCCTGCAGGACGAGGGATACGGCGGATACCCGGTGTGCGTGGCGAAGACCCAGTACTCCTTCTCGACCGACCCGCGCCTGCGCGGCGCCCCGACCGGTCACGTCGTCGACATCCGCGAGGTGCGCCTGGCCGCCGGCGCCCGCTTCGTCGTGATGATCTGCGGCGACATCATGACGATGCCGGGCCTGCCGGCCGTACCCGCCGCGAACACCATCGACGTCACCGACGACGGGCGGATCATGGGCCTCTTCTGACCCGGGCTCTTCTGACCCTGGCTCGTCTGACCCTGGCCCTTTGAGGGCGTGCCTGGCACACTGGGCCGGTGCGATTCACGACGACACTTCGGCGCTTCGGGAACAACACCGGCATCGAGGTGCCGCCGGAGGTCATCGAGGCGCTCGGCGGAGGGAAGCGGCCCGCCGTGAGCGTGCGGATCGGTGATTTCGCGTTCACCAGCACCGTCGGGGTCATGCAGGGGCTCACACTCATTCCCTTCAGCGCCGAGCGGCGGGCGCAGAGCGGGCTGTCGGGCGGAGAAGAGATCACGGTCGACCTCGAGCTCGACAGTGCGCCGCGGACAGCGGTCGTCCCCGACGACCTCCGGGCGGCGCTCGACTCCGCGGGCAAGACCGACGCCTTCGCCCGGCTCTCGCCAAGCGCGCGGCGCGCGCACGTGACGCAGGTGGAGGGGGCGAAGGCCGCCGAGACGCGGGCGCGCCGGATCGCCGCCATCGTCGACCGCCTCTAGATCGCGCCGTCGCGCCCGGCTCCTCGACGCTGTTCACAACCGCGGGGATGCGGCGGCGACACGCCGGTCGAGACGTCGACGGTCCGGCGTGTCGGCCGCGAGACCCGCGGCTGTGCACGCGAGGGGGCCCGTTGCGGGGCGGGATGTCGCTTGGGCACAATCGGTCCCGGCGACATGGCCGGGACCCCTTGTGATCAACAAACAACGCACTTGGTGGCACGTTGTGGGACACCTACGGTTTAGGTGACTTCCTTCGACTCCTTCTGGAGAGGTGAGAAATGGCCGACGCCGCCGTTCGTCCTGAAACCCCCGCATCCGACTCCCGCACGCCTGCAGGCGGCGCGCCGACCGCTGCGCACACCGCGGCCGAGGCCGCCGAGGCCCGCATCGACATCGATGCCGTCACCAACCTGCTGCTCGGCACATGGGCCGACACCCGCCGCGAGGCGCGCGAGCTCATCAAGGACACCGCGTTCTGGCAGGTGAACGACCTCACCGTCGCCGAGCACCGCGAGCGCACCCTCACGCAGCTGCACCTCCTCGCCGACAACGGGGGCGGGCGCCGCGCGTTCCCCGCCGAGTACGGCGGCGGCGACGACAACGGCGCCAACCTCGCCGGCTTCGAAGAGCTCGTGCTCGCCGACCCGAGCCTCCAGATCAAGTCGGGCGTGCAGTGGGGCCTCTTCGCCTCGGCGATCTACCAGCTCGGGACCAAGAAGCACTGGGACAAGTGGCTCCGCCCCGTCATGTCGATGGAGCTCCCCGGAGCGTTCGCGATGACCGAGACCGGGCACGGCTCCGACGTCGCCGCCATCGGCACCACCGCCACCTACGACCCCGACACCGAGGAGTTCGTCATCCACACGCCGTTCCGCGCGGCGTGGAAGGACTACCTCGGCAACGCGGCGCTGCATGGGAAAGCCGCGACGGTGTTCGCGCAGCTGATCACGGGCGGCGTCAACTACGGGGTGCACTGCTTCTTCGTGCCGATCCGCGACGACGAGGGCGCCTTCCTCCCCGGCATCGGCGGCGAGGACGACGGCCCCAAGGGCGGCCTGAACGGCATCGACAACGGCCGGCTGCACTTCGACCACGTGCGCGTCCCGCGCGAGAACCTCCTCAACCGCTACGGCGACGTCGCGCCCGACGGCTCGTACTCGAGCCCGATCGACAGCCCCGGACGCCGCTTCTTCACGATGCTCGGCGCCCTCGTGCAGGGACGCGTCTCGCTCGACGGGGCCGTCACGACGGCATCCGCCCTGGCTCTCTACATCGCGATCACCTACGGCAACCAGCGCCGTCAGTTCGATTCGGGAGCCGGCACCGACGAGGTCATGCTGCTGGACTACGGCAAGCACCAGCGGCGGCTTCTGCCGCTCGTCGCGCAGAACTACGCCCAGTTCTTCGCCCACGACGAGCTGCTTCGCAAGTTCGACGGGGTCTTTTCGGGCCGCGCCGACACCCCCGAGGAGCGCGAAGACCTCGAGACCCTCGCCGCGGCCCTGAAGCCGCTGTCGACCTGGAACGCGCTGAACACGATCCAGGAGAGCCGCGAGGCGTGCGGGGGTCAGGGATTCCTGGCCGAGAACCGGATGACGGGGCTGCGCCACGACCTCGACGTGTACGTCACCTTCGAGGGCGACAACAACGTGCTCCTCCAGCTGGTCGGCAAGCGGCTGCTGTCGGACTACGCCAAGCAGTTCAAGGGCAAGGATGCTGCGGCGCTCGCCCGGTTCGCGGCGGCCCAGACGGCGGGCAAGGTCTTCCACGGTGCGGGTCTCCGCCGGCTCGGTCAGGCCGTCGCCGACTTCGGCTCGACCGCGCGCTCGGTGGAACTCGGACTCCGCGCCGAGCAGCAGCACGAGATCCTGTCGGGACGCGTCGAGCAGATGGTCGCCGATCTCGCCGCGGCGCTCCGCCCCGCCTCCAAGCTCGACACGGCCGAGGCGGCGGCGCTGTTCAATCGTCACCAGGCCGAGCTCATCGAGGCGGCCCGCGCGCACGGCGAGCTGCTGCAGTGGGAGGCCTTCTCGGACGGGGTCAAGGCCGTGACCGACCCCGGCACCCGCCAGGTGCTCACCTGGCTGCGCGATCTGTTCGGTCTTCACCTCATCGAGAAGAACCTCGCGTGGTACCTCATCAACGGGCGTCTTTCGACCCAGCGCGCCGCCGCGGTGTCGCGCTACATCGACCGGCTCTGCGCGCGGCTGCGGCCCCACGCCCAGGATCTCGTCGACGCCTACGGGTTCGCCCCCGAGCACGTGCGCGCCCCCATCGCGTCGGGCGCCGAGCGCGTGCGCCAGGAGGAGGCCCGCGAGTACTACCGTGCCCGCGCCGCCGCCGGCGACGAGCCGATCTCGGAGAAGGCGCTGCAGAAGGGCAGGACGCTGCAGACGAAGTGACGCACGCCGGGTGACAGGAAGGGCGCCCCCGAGGGGGCGCCCTTCCGCGTTCCGGTGCCGCCGAGGGGTCAGTTCAGCGTGAACGTGACCGTCCGCGCGTTCCCCGCGACGTCGTAGACGACGAGCGTGTTCTCGCCCGCGACCGCCCTGAACGTGCCGGGCTTGACGAAGTTGACATCGGACCAGGCGTTGTTCGTCAGATTCTTCGCGACCCCGTTGAGCTCGACGCGGTCGATCTTGCCCGCGTCGTAGAGCTTGAAGCTCACCAGGTCGTAGGTGCCGTCGGCTCCACGAGTGAACGAGACGCCGTCCTTGACCGTGACGGTGGGCGCGGTCGCGTCGACCGTCACGCTGAACGATCCGGTGCGGGAGATGTTGCCGGCGAGGTCCTGTGCGTTGTACCGAACTGTGTAGGCGCCGTCGGGCAGGACCACCGCGGCGGTGTGGGTGCCGCTCGTCGCACCGCCCACCGCCGACTGGGTGCTCTTGACGAGCACGCCGTCACGGTAGATGTTCGCCACGATGCGGTTCAGGCCGCGGTCGTCGGTGGCGTCGACACGGATGTCGAGGGCCGAGAACGGCCCAGCCGTGGACGGGGAGACGAGCGTGGCGGTGGGGCGGGTGGTGTCGGGAAGCTCCTCCAGCGTCACCGTGAAGGTCGGGTTCCAGAAGTAGTTGAGCACTTCGCTCGACGGGAAGTACCACGCGCCGTCGCGCTCGGTCACGGTGAGCTCGTTGACGTCGGCGGCGGTGACGGATGCCACGCGGAAGCCCGCCGGCGGAGTGACGCGCACCCCGAGGTCGCCCGGCAGGTGGCGGATGTAGCCGTACTGCCAGAAGGACTCGTACGTCCCGGGCTGGAAGTCGTACTCGGTGGCCGGATACCACGAGTCGCCCGAGCCGAGCTCGACGGTGGCCAGGCCGGAGGCGGGCTCTCCGTCGGCGAACTGCACGTCGGCGACGAGGCGGAGGGCCGACATGCCGACCAGGAGCGACTCACCGTCCGAGTCCACCGTCACCGAGGCGACTCCGGTGGGCGAGCCGAGGAAGCTGCCGACCGGGAGCTGCTCGATGTCCGCCGCCGATGCTGCATCGGTCGCGTCGAAGAAGACCTCTCCCCCCGGGCTGTTGGGGAACAGGAAGTGGACTTCAGTCTCGCCGAGGGGGAGACCCTCGAACACGAAGTCTCCGTCGCCGTTCGCGCTGGCGTCCCGCCACGTGCCGTCGGCTGCGAGCACGCGAGGCGCGCTCTCGTTCTTCCGGTCGACGTCACCGCTCGGGGCGGTCTTGCTGGGGTCGTACAGGCCGTCGGCGTATCGGTCGTCGAAACGCGTGACGGTCAATGTGCCGGTCGCGGCATCCGCTTCGGCGGCGATCGCCGGGAGCGGAGCTGCGATCAGCGCGGCGGCGAGCGCCGCCGTGCCGAGTGTCGGAGTGGAACGAGTTCGCATCGGATTCCTTTGTTCTTCTCGTGGTGTGAGGCGGGCTGCGACGCGCCGCGACCTCGACGCTAGGCGGGGCGAGCCTCATTGCGCTTCGACGTCAGCGGACGTTCATCCACCTGTCCGCGCGGCGTCACCGTTCCGGGTGCGGCAGCCAGCGTGTCGGCGGCGCCGCGCATACTGTTCGCATGAGTGTGGTCACGGGGCCCGACGGGCGCGACCGCTGCGCATGGGTCGGCGACGACCCCGAGTATCGGCGCTACCACGACGAGGAATGGGGACACCCGCTCCGCGGCGACCGGCCGCTCTTCGAGAAGATGAGCCTGGAGGGATTCCAGGCCGGGCTCTCGTGGATCACGATCCTTCGGAAGCGACCGGCGTTCCGGACCGCGTTTGCGGGGTTCGACCCGGCGGTCGTCGCCCGCTTCGACGAGGGTGACGTCGAGCGCCTGATGGCCGATGCGGGCATCGTGCGCAACCGGGCGAAGATCCTCGCCACGATCGACAACGCCCGCATCGTCGCTGAGATGCCCGAGGGGGCGCTCGATGCGCTGATGTGGGCATACGCGCCGGATGCTATGGGCAGGCCGCGCCCCCGGACGTTCGCCGACCTGCCGGCCACGACCCCCGAGTCCGACGCGCTGAGTCGCGACCTGAAGAAGCGCGGGTTCCGCTTCGTCGGCTCGACGACGATGTACGCCCTGATGCAGTCCTCAGGGCTCGTCGACGATCACCTCGTGGGATGCTGGCGCGCGACGTCTTGACACGTGATGCGCGATGCGTGATGTTTGACGCATGCGGACCACCCTCACCATCGACGACGATGTCCTCGCCGCGGCGAGACAGTTCGCCGACGCCCGCGGGTTGACGCTCGGCGAAGCGCTCTCGCAACTCGCTCGCGCGACGCTGACCGAGCGGCGTCGCTTCGGCACGCGCAACGGAATCGTTCTCCTGCCCGCCGACCCCGCTGCGGGCACCGCCGGCCTCGACGATGTGAACGCGCTCCGAGACGACGCCTGATGGCGGGGTTCCTCCTCGATGTCAACACCGTCATCGCTCTGATCGACCCTCTGCACGTGCATCACGAGCGGGCGCATCGCTGGTTCGCGTCGCGCGCCGAGGACACCTGGCACACGTGGCACACCTGTCCGATCGTCCAGAACGGCGTCGTCCGCGTCGTGAGTCATCCGAAGTACCCGAACAGTCAGCCCGCTCCCATCGTGATGGCGAGCCTGTCGAGTCTGGCGGCGCAGGCTGGCCACGAGTTCCTCCCCGACTCGGTCAGTCTCCTGGACGGATCCGTGCACACCGAGCGCCTCCTCGCCAGCTCACAGGTCACCGACACCTACCTCATCCATCTCGCGGCATCCCACGAGGTTCGGCTCGCGACCTTCGACACCAAGATCGTCGCCTCCGCAGTTCCGGGTGGGGCGAAGGTCGTCTTCCCCATCCCCTGACCGCGAGGCGATCGGACTGCGGACAGCCCCTGTCCGCAGTCGCTGGCACGCTGTAGGGTCTAGGCGCTCGAACAGACGGGAAACACATGACCGCTGCATCCGCTCATATCGCCGATTCGCATGGGCTCATCCGTGTCGTCGGTGCCCGCGAGAACAACCTCAAGAACGTCACCGTCGACATTCCCAAGCGCCGCCTCACCGTCTTCACCGGCGTCAGCGGATCGGGCAAGTCGTCGCTGGTGTTCGGCACGATCGCGAACGAGTCGCAGCGGCTCATCAACGAGACCTACCCGACCTTCGTGCAGCAGTTCATGGAGCAGCTGAGCCGCCCCGAGGTCGACGCGCTCGAGAACGTCAGCGCCTCGATCGTCGTCGACCAGGAGCGCATGGGCGCGAACTCCCGGTCGACCGTCGGCACCGCCACCGACGCGCAGGCCATGCTGCGGATCCTCTTCAGCAGGCTCGGGCAGCCGAGCGCGGGGGCCAGCTTCCACTACAGCTTCAACCTGCCGCAGGGCTGGTGCCCGCGCTGCGAGGGGCTCGGCGAGGTCA of the Microbacterium invictum genome contains:
- a CDS encoding YdeI/OmpD-associated family protein — encoded protein: MRFTTTLRRFGNNTGIEVPPEVIEALGGGKRPAVSVRIGDFAFTSTVGVMQGLTLIPFSAERRAQSGLSGGEEITVDLELDSAPRTAVVPDDLRAALDSAGKTDAFARLSPSARRAHVTQVEGAKAAETRARRIAAIVDRL
- a CDS encoding TA system VapC family ribonuclease toxin, with the protein product MAGFLLDVNTVIALIDPLHVHHERAHRWFASRAEDTWHTWHTCPIVQNGVVRVVSHPKYPNSQPAPIVMASLSSLAAQAGHEFLPDSVSLLDGSVHTERLLASSQVTDTYLIHLAASHEVRLATFDTKIVASAVPGGAKVVFPIP
- a CDS encoding acyl-CoA dehydrogenase encodes the protein MADAAVRPETPASDSRTPAGGAPTAAHTAAEAAEARIDIDAVTNLLLGTWADTRREARELIKDTAFWQVNDLTVAEHRERTLTQLHLLADNGGGRRAFPAEYGGGDDNGANLAGFEELVLADPSLQIKSGVQWGLFASAIYQLGTKKHWDKWLRPVMSMELPGAFAMTETGHGSDVAAIGTTATYDPDTEEFVIHTPFRAAWKDYLGNAALHGKAATVFAQLITGGVNYGVHCFFVPIRDDEGAFLPGIGGEDDGPKGGLNGIDNGRLHFDHVRVPRENLLNRYGDVAPDGSYSSPIDSPGRRFFTMLGALVQGRVSLDGAVTTASALALYIAITYGNQRRQFDSGAGTDEVMLLDYGKHQRRLLPLVAQNYAQFFAHDELLRKFDGVFSGRADTPEEREDLETLAAALKPLSTWNALNTIQESREACGGQGFLAENRMTGLRHDLDVYVTFEGDNNVLLQLVGKRLLSDYAKQFKGKDAAALARFAAAQTAGKVFHGAGLRRLGQAVADFGSTARSVELGLRAEQQHEILSGRVEQMVADLAAALRPASKLDTAEAAALFNRHQAELIEAARAHGELLQWEAFSDGVKAVTDPGTRQVLTWLRDLFGLHLIEKNLAWYLINGRLSTQRAAAVSRYIDRLCARLRPHAQDLVDAYGFAPEHVRAPIASGAERVRQEEAREYYRARAAAGDEPISEKALQKGRTLQTK
- a CDS encoding DNA-3-methyladenine glycosylase I, which produces MSVVTGPDGRDRCAWVGDDPEYRRYHDEEWGHPLRGDRPLFEKMSLEGFQAGLSWITILRKRPAFRTAFAGFDPAVVARFDEGDVERLMADAGIVRNRAKILATIDNARIVAEMPEGALDALMWAYAPDAMGRPRPRTFADLPATTPESDALSRDLKKRGFRFVGSTTMYALMQSSGLVDDHLVGCWRATS
- a CDS encoding formate--tetrahydrofolate ligase, with translation MSNIDIAQAAQLESIGVIADALGIPADALEPYGRYKAKVALKFAHSIRDRPRGHLVLVTAVSPTPAGEGKTTTTVGLGDALNRIGARAAICLREPALGPVFGMKGGAAGGGYAQVVPMEDINLHFTGDFAAIGVATNLLAALIDNHIHHGNALGIDVRRVTWRRVLDVNDRALRDVVTGLGGPGNGYPRESGFDIVVASEVMAIFCLATDLADLKTRLGEIVIGYTRERQPVRARDLDAHGAMAALLRDALAPNLVQTLEHTPAFVHGGPFANIAHGCNSYLATETALHLADYVVTEAGFGSDLGAEKFVDILCRSTGLQPSAAVIVATVRAMKYHGGVEVADLPREDVAALRRGAVNLRRHIEIVHGVLGLPVVVAINHRAEDTDAEVAALQEEAAAAGVTAIVARHFAEGGRGAEELAHEVVRLCDEPAEAALTYPDDATLWEKMRAIATRIYGASDVTASSAVRAQIRRLQDEGYGGYPVCVAKTQYSFSTDPRLRGAPTGHVVDIREVRLAAGARFVVMICGDIMTMPGLPAVPAANTIDVTDDGRIMGLF